The following proteins are co-located in the Dromiciops gliroides isolate mDroGli1 chromosome 2, mDroGli1.pri, whole genome shotgun sequence genome:
- the GDF2 gene encoding growth/differentiation factor 2, translating to MPYFALLAGLLAFSFLACCGRGKPLENWERVPAVENTNKFFGEAAKGEDDMSFDFNMFLENMKVDFLRSLNLSGVPSQDRTKVEPPQFMIDLYNRYTTDKSSTPASNIVRSFSIEDVVSMSSMDRHPFQKHILLFNISIPRHEQITRAELRLYISCQSHTELSYELKGNIAIYDIQGGTDFWEGTEGTKSFLVSQAIQESGWETFEVSSAVKRWVRSDPTKNKNKLEIRVESHMKGCEKLDISVPPDSKNLPFFVVFSDDRSNGTKETKMELREMIGHEQESVLKKLSKNVSTQEEEEMAEEIENFSVRRPFSSRSKRSATPNNHCQRSSLRVNFKDIGWDNWIIAPKEYDAYECKGVCFFPLADDVTPTKHAIVQTLVHLKNPMKAGKACCVPTKLNPISILYKDDVGVPTLKYQYEGMSVAECGCR from the exons atgccTTATTTTGCGCTGCTGGCTGGTCTGCTAGCTTTCTCTTTCCTGGCCTGCTGTGGGCGAGGTAAACCCCTGGAGAACTGGGAGCGGGTGCCTGCCGTGGAAAACACCAATAAATTCTTTGGGGAGGCTGCCAAGGGGGAGGATGACATGAGCTTTGACTTCAATATGTTCCTGGAGAACATGAAGGTGGATTTTCTGCGGAGCCTGAATTTATCAGGAGTCCCTTCCCAAGACAGGACCAAAGTGGAGCCGCCTCAGTTCATGATTGATCTGTACAACAGATATACCACCGACAAATCATCCACTCCTGCATCCAACATAGTGAGAAGCTTCAGCATTGAAG ATGTTGTCTCTATGTCTTCGATGGACAGACATCCCTTCCAGAAACACATCTTACTTTTCAACATCTCTATCCCAAGACATGAGCAAATCACCAGGGCTGAGCTCCGGCTCTATATTTCATGTCAAAGTCATACTGAGTTGTCCTATGAACTGAAAGGCAACATCGCCATTTATGATATCCAAGGTGGAACAGACTTCTGGGAAGGCACAGAAGGGACCAAGTCTTTCCTTGTGTCCCAGGCCATCCAAGAAAGTGGATGGGAAACATTTGAGGTCTCCAGTGCAGTGAAACGATGGGTCAGGTCAGAcccaacaaagaacaaaaacaaactggAAATCAGAGTGGAAAGTCATATGAAAGGTTGTGAAAAACTAGACATCAGTGTCCCCCCAGATTCCAAAAACTTGCCCTTCTTTGTTGTGTTCTCTGATGACCGCAGCAATGGGACAAAGGAAACCAAGATGGAGCTCAGAGAAATGATAGGTCATGAGCAAGAGAGCGTGCTGAAGAAGTTGTCCAAAAATGTTAGTactcaggaagaggaggaaatggcagaagaaatagagaatttctcTGTCAGGAGACCATTTTCATCCAGAAGCAAAAGAAGCGCAACTCCAAATAACCACTGCCAAAGGAGCTCCCTTCGGGTCAACTTCAAGGATATTGGCTGGGATAACTGGATCATTGCCCCAAAGGAGTATGATGCATACGAATGTAAAGGAGTCTGCTTCTTCCCTCTTGCCGATGATGTGACTCCAACCAAGCATGCCATCGTTCAGACTTTAGTACATCTCAAAAACCCCATGAAAGCTGGGAAAGCCTGCTGTGTGCCCACCAAACTGAACCCAATTTCTATCCTCTACAAAGATGATGTTGGAGTGCCCACTTTAAAATACCAATATGAAGGAATGAGTGTGGCAGAATGTGGATGTAGGTAG